Genomic segment of Paenibacillaceae bacterium GAS479:
GAAGGCATGACAGAACAAGCACATCAACAGGCTCACCCACGAGCCCAGCATGGGCCAACATTTATGGGGTATCAACGGGAAAACGGAGATGTTGGTATTCGCAATCATCTGCTTATTATTCCAACAGTCATTTGCTCGAACCAAGTAAGCAATCGAATTGCCCAGCTCGTGCCGGGAGCGATCGCCGTACCGCATCAGCATGGCTGCAGCCAGATCGGTGCGGATAAAGACCGCACCTTCGACGTGTTGGCAGGTACAGGTACTAATCCTAATGTCGGCGCGGTGCTAATTATTAGTCTTGGCTGCGAGGTCGTTGATCCGCAGGCTTTGGCTGACGCAATTAGAGTTACCGGTAAACCTGTGGAGTGGTTCGACATCCAAAGCGCGGGCGGCTCGATCAAGGCTATTGAACATGGAGCGCGACTGGCCCGCGAGCTGCAGGCGAAGCTTCAGCAGCAGGTGAAGGTTCCGATTCCGCTGTCCCGACTGAAAGTCGGCGTAAAATGCGGCGGCTCCGACGCCACATCGGGGCTTGCCTCAAATCCGGCGCTTGGCGCGGCGGCGGACGCTCTTGTTCGCGAGGGAGGCACGATCGTCATCGGCGAGACGACGGAAAT
This window contains:
- a CDS encoding altronate dehydratase large subunit: MTEQAHQQAHPRAQHGPTFMGYQRENGDVGIRNHLLIIPTVICSNQVSNRIAQLVPGAIAVPHQHGCSQIGADKDRTFDVLAGTGTNPNVGAVLIISLGCEVVDPQALADAIRVTGKPVEWFDIQSAGGSIKAIEHGARLARELQAKLQQQVKVPIPLSRLKVGVKCGGSDATSGLASNPALGAAADALVREGGTIVIGETTEIIGAEHVLAERCAEPAIEERLYSIVDRFEREVERMGADMRGGNPSPGNIAGGLSTIEEKSLGCISKCGTSPILGVIEYAEQLPEGGLYFMDSPGNDIECVSGMAASGAHIVCFTTGRGTPTGAAVIPVIKITGNGRTFQLMEDNMDVDVSHMLDGSLGLDAAGERVWQEIIEVADGKLTKAEILGHQEFSINRIGPSL